The window CAGCTGCGCGGCGGGAGCGAGGCGGTGCGCTTCTTCCTGCACGGCGAGTGGGAAGACGAGGACGGCGTGACGCAGGTGCCGCAGTTCGAGCGCCGCTACCTGGCCTCGCGCGGCCTCTCGCTCCTCTCCGAGCAGGAGAGCCCAAACCGGCTCACCCGCGTCACGACCCGCGCCAATATCAACTTCACGCTGCCTCGCAACGCCGACGTCGCGATCGGCGTCGGCTACACCTCTCAGGATCTGCGGCTGCCGCGCAGCGACGACAGCGGCACGCAGGGGATCGCGGCCAACATTTACGGCGGCCCGGGCTTCAAGTACAACACGAACTCGGCCGGGGACACGCTTTTTGGCTGGCGCGAGTTCACGCCGCGCACCATCTACCAGGCGGTGACTACCCAATCGGTAGAGCGTCTGATCGGCTCGATGAACGGCAACTGGAGGCCGCACGGGTGGCTGGCGCTTCGCGGCAACGCGGGCCTCGACTTCACGAACCGCAACGACACGCAGCTCTGCCGCGCCTCCGAGTGCCCCAGCAACACCGACCGCCAGGGCTTCAAAATCGACCAGCGCACCAACTTCTTCCTCTACACGCTGGACGGCGCGGCGACGGCCACGCGACACTTCGGCGACAGGGTGGAATCGCAAACCACGGTGGGCGCGCAGTTCTACCGCAACCTGTTCGACCGCGCCGGCTCCATCGGCACCCTCCTTCCCCCGGGGGCCACTACGGTGACGGCGGCCGCGCTCAAGGACGCGGACGCGGCCACCTCCGAGAGCCGCACGCTTGGCACGTACCTGGAGCAGCGGCTCTCGCTCAACGAGCGGCTCTTCGTGACCGGCGGGGTACGCTCGGACCGCAACAGCGCGTTCGGAGCGGACCTCGGCACCGTACTGTACCCCAAACTCGCCGCTTCGTGGGTGCTCTCGGAGGAACCCTTCTTCCCCACCCCGGGATTCCTGGGGCAGCTTCGCCTGCGGGCAGCGTACGGGGCGTCGGGCGTGCAGCCGGGGACCACCGACGCGGTGCGCTACTACCTGGGAACCCCCGTGCTGGGCGAGAGCGGCGAGGCCCCGGGCGTCGTCTTCAGCGCCCTGGGCAACCCGGATCTGAAGCCCGAGCGCTCCACCGAGCTGGAGCTGGGGATCGACGGCCGCTTCTGGAACGAGCGCATCTCCACCGAGCTGACCTACTACGACAAGTCGTCCAAGGACGCGCTGATCGAGCGCGTGCTGCCGCCCTCGCTGGGCACCGGCCTCACGGTGCGCTTCGAGAACCTGGGCGAGGTGCGCAACTGGGGGTGGGAGGCGCTCGTCAACGCGCGCATCGTGCAGGCCGCCGCCTTCAACTGGGACGTGACGCTGAACGGCACCACCAACAGCAATGAGCTGATCACGCTGGGCGGGGTGCCCACCATCGTCACCAGCAGCACGCTGCGCCAGGCCGAAGGGTTCCCGCTCAACGGCTGGTGGTCGCGCCCGCTGCAGAGCTACGAAGACAAGGACGGCGACGGGATCATCGAGTACAGCGACAACGCCACGCTCAGCGAGATCGTGGTGGGCGACACGGCCGAGTTCCACGGCTACTCGTCGCCGCGCACGGAGCTCTCCGTCACCAACGGCTTCGAGCTGTGGAACCGCCTGCGCTTCTCGGCGCTGGTGGACTACAAGGGCGGGCACCTGGTGTACAACAACACGGAGCGCATCCGCTGCGCCAGCCGCAACAACTGCGAGAGCCTGGTGGACCGCAACGCGCCGCTGGCCGACCAGGCGCGCACGGTGGCGGTGCGCCAGCACCCCAGCCGCACGGTGGCCGGCTTCTTTGAGCCGGGGGACTTCGTGCGGCTGCGCGAGCTCTCGCTCAACTTCAGCGCGCCGGACCGCTGGGCCTCGCGCTTCTTCCACAGCCGCGACGTGACGGCCACGCTGGCCATGCGCAACGTGGGGATCCTGTGGACGAAGTACTCGGGCGTGGACCCCGAGGCATTCGGCTCCACCGCCGACGCGCCCTCGTCGTTCCAGGCCTTCGCACCGCCCACCTACTTCACCTTCCGCCTGAACCTCGGCTTCTAGCATGACGAACCGGATGAATTCCAAGACGAGAGCCCCCCGGTGGCTGTGGGGTGCGGGGCGGCTGGCCGTCTTCGCGCTGATGGCCGCCGGAGTGTCGGCGTGCTCGGACGTGCTGACGGTGGAGGACCCCGACATCCTGGAGCCGGCCGACGTGCAGTCGGCGGCGGGCGCGGACGCGGTGCGGCTGGGCACGATCGCGCGGCTGAACGCCGCCACCAGCGGCGGGGGCGACGTGTCGGACAACCTGTTCCTGCTGGGCGGCCTCTTCGCCGACGAGTGGATCAACGGCGACTCCTTCATCGCGCGCCAGGAGATCGACCAGCGCGTGATCACGCCGGAGAACAACTTCCTGACCGCGGCCAGCCGCACCCTGAACCGGGCGCGGCTGGGGGCGGAGCAGGCGCTCGCCCTGCTGGCGCAGCACAACCCCGGCGCCCCAGGGTGGCACTTCGCGGAGATGCACTTCGTGCAGGCGTACACCGTGAACCTGCTGGCCGAGCACCTGTGCAGCGGGCTGGTATTCAGCAGCGTGGTGGACGGGGAGGAGCAGTACGGCAGCCCCATCACCACCACGGCGGCCTTCGAGCGCGCGCTCAGGAGCGCCGAGGACGGCCTGGCGCGGATCACCGGCACCACGGCGGACGACATTCGCGTGCGGAACGTACTGCAGGTGACGCGCGGCCGGATTTTGATGAACCTGAACCGCCCCGCCGACGCCGCGGCCGCCGTGGCCGGGGTGCCGACGAACTTCCGCTACCGGATGTTCCACGCCCAGGCCCGCGAGTCGAACCGGAACGTCATCGTGACGCGCAACAACGTGAACCGGCGCTACAGCGTGGGGAACCGCGAGGGCGGCAACGGCCTCAACTTCGCCACGGCCGGCGACCCGCGCGTGCCGGTGTGCGTGGGCGGCGATCCGGCGTGCCGGGCGATCGGCGTCACCAACAACCGCCGCGACGACCTGCTGCAGCCCTTCCACGTGCAGATGATCTGGACGCGGGAAGACTCGGCGGTGACCATCGTGGGCGGGATCGAGGCGCGCATGATCGAGGCCGAGGCCCAGCTTCGCGCCGGGAGCACGGCCTACCTCACCACCCTGAACGCGGCGCGGGCGACGGTCACGGGGCTGGCGCCGCTCGTGCTGCCGGCCACGTCGGCCGAGCGGGTGGACCAGATCTTCCGCGAGCGGGCGTTCTGGCTCTTCAGCCGCGGGCACCGGGTGGGCGACCTGCGCCGCCTGGTGCGGCAGTACGGCCGCGCCACCGAGACCGTCTTCCCGACGGGCGCGTGGCACAAGAACGATGCCCGGTACGGCACCGACGTCACCATTCCGGTGCCGGCCGCCGAGGCCAACAACCCCAACCCCGGCAGCGGCGTCTGCCTGAGCCGCGCAGCCTGACGCGCGCTTTCACCTGACACACCGAAGGGCCCGGCCAGGCGCGCCGGGCCCTTTGTTCGTATCAAACAGCAATCTCACACAGAGCCACAGAGGGTAAGGAAAGGGCGGGGAGAACAGCAAATACCTTTTCTTTTCTTGCCGTTCCCCTCTGCGGCTCTGTGTGACGCGCAGTTCAACCGCCCTGAATGCGCCACCGACGCGCGGATACGTTTTCGTGGCGCGGCGCGTGCTGGTGCGTCGGCCCGGCATACGCAAACTACCCGAGAACGCCGTACGAGGCCGATGAGCACCACGCCCGAAACCAATCCCCTCCTGCAAGACGAACCGCTCCCCATCCCCTTCCACCGCATCCGGGCGGAGCACGTGGGCCCCGGCATCCGGGCCGCGCTGGCCCGCGCGGAGGCGGAGCTGGCGGAGCTGGTGGCCGCCCCGGGCGAGCGGACTTACACCAACACCGTCGGCCGGCTGGAGGAGATCACCGAGCGGCTTTCGCGCGCCATCCGCCCCGCGTCCCTGCTGGTGGAGCTGATGAACACGCCGGAGATACGGGAGGCGTACGACACCGTCCTCCCCGAGTTTTCCGCCTTTTTCGCCCGCATCGCCCTCAACGGCGAGCTGTGGCGCGCGGTCAAGGCCGCCGCGGAGTCGCCCGAGGCGGGGTCGCTGGACCGCGTGCGCCGCCGGCACCTGGAAAAGACGGTGCGCGCCTTCGTCCGCGCCGGCGCCGACCTGGGGCCGGCGGAGAAGGAGCGGGTGGAGGCGTTGCGCGTGGATCTCTCGCGCCTGCAAACGGAGTTCTCCAACCACGTGCTCGACTCCACCAACGCGTGGGAGATGGTGCTGGCGGACGAGGCGGAGCTGGCGGGGCTCCCGGAGTCCGCGCGGACGCAGGCGCGCGCCGCGGCCGAGGCGCGCGGAGTGGAGGGGTGGCGCTTCACCCTGCATCAGCCGTCGGTGCAGCCCTTTCTGCAGTACGCGGAGCGGCGCGACCTGCGCCAGCGGATCCACCAGGCGTACACCAACCGCGCGGCCGAGGCGCCGCACGACAACCGTCCGCTGGTGGGGCGCATCCTGGCGCTGCGGCGCGAGCTGGCTCAGCTCCTGGGCTTTCGCGACTGGGCGGACTACGAGCTGGAGGAGGCGATGGCCCGCAGCGGCGAGCGCGCCATGGCCTTCGAGGAGGACCTCACCGCGCGCACCCGCCCCTTCTGGGAGCGCGCGATCGCGGCGCTGGAGGAGTTCGCGCGCGACGAGCTGGGGCTGGACCCGATGCATCCGTGGGACATCGCCTTCGCCACGGAGCAGATGCGGCGCGCGCGCTTCGACCTGGATGCGGAGGAGGTGCGCCCGTACTTCCCCATGGACCGCGTGCAGGACGGCCTCTTCGAGCTGGCCCGGCGCCTCTTCGGCGTCACGGTAAAGGAACGCCAGGTGGAGGAGGTGTGGCACCCCGAGGTGAAGTACTACGACGCCTTCGACGAGAGCGGCCTGCGCTTGGGCGGCTTCTACACCGACTGGCACCCGCGCGAGAGCAAGCGCGGCGGCGCGTGGATGAACGGCGTCGTTCTCGGCGGCCCGCGCCCCGGCGGCGGGTGGGACGAGCACCTGGCTATGATCGTGGGGAACATGAGCCCCCCCGAGGGCGACCGTCCCGCGCTCCTCACCCACCGCGAGGTGTTGACGGTGTTCCACGAGTTCGGGCACCTCCTGCACCACCTCCTGTCGCGCGTGGAGGTGCGGGAGCTAGGGGGGACGCGCGTCCCCACCGATTGGGTGGAGCTTCCCTCGCAAATCATGGAGAACTGGACGTGGGAGCGCCCCGCCCTGGAGCTCTTTGCCCGCCACTGGCAGACGGGGGAGCCGATCCCGGACGACCTGTTCGCCAAGATGAAGGCCGCGCGCACCTTCATGGCCGCCTCCTTCCAGATGAGGCAGCTCTCCTTCGGCACGCTGGATCTGGACCTCCACGTCCGCTTCGACCCCGTGCACGGCGGCGACCCCATCGCCCGCTCGCGCGAGGTGCTGGCGCGCTTCCACCCGCGCCCCGACTTCGCCAACGACCACTTCGTCACCGGCTTCACCCACATCTTCGCGGGCGGCTACGCGGCCGGCTACTACAGCTACCTGTGGTGCGAGGTGCTGGACGCCGACGCCTTTTCCCGCTTCGAGCGCGAGGGCCTGTTCAGCCGCGAGGCGGGGAGCGCCTTCGTGGAGTCCGTCCTCTCCCGCGGCGACGACACCGACCCCGCCGACCTCTTTCGCGAGTTCATGGGCCGCGACCCGGACCCGGACGCGCTGCTGCGCCGGAATTTGGGGGCGGTGGGGTAAGGGGCCCGTAGCGCCCCCTCCCCGCTCGTTCCTCGCTGCCCCGCTCGATTCGTCGCGCCCGCCCTCGCCCCCGCCACCACCGGCCTACCCGGCGGATCCTGGGGGCGGTGGGCTGGCGCGGGCATCGCGGGCCCCCTCCCCGCTCGTTCCTCGCTGCCCCTCCCCCAAAACAACCTGGGGGAGGGGCGCACGCCCGCATCCGCTCGCAACGCACGGATCGGTAGGGGCGCGATTCATCGCGCCCACCCCTCGCCCCGCCACGACCCTCGCCCCGCCAGCAGATCTCGGTAGGGGCAGACCTGCGTGTCTGCCCGCCCTCGCCCCCACCGCGATCCCCGCTTTACGCACCCGATCTC is drawn from Longimicrobium sp. and contains these coding sequences:
- a CDS encoding SusC/RagA family TonB-linked outer membrane protein; translation: MRIARFLRACTVASLFCVLGVGAAAAQQGTITGRVTDARSGQPVPSAQVRVVGSNQMALTNAEGRYTLRGVSPGATSVRVLVIGFSERSQQVTVAPGEPATLDFALQPSAISLAPVVVTATGEQRRTEVGNAIAEVPAAELVRTSAVSNVGDLLTARAPGVTVTPGTQTGAGVRVRIRGTSSLSLTNNPIVIIDGVRVESATGSLPTTGPVAIQVGGTTPSRLGDLNPEEIQSMEIVRGPSAATLYGTDAANGVIVITTKRGVAGRTQWSYYTEQTAIRDRNDYPSAYYGWRATSTPTNGVQCFLSQVSTGACAQDSVTVYNPTKDSQSTPFGTGYRQQHGLQLRGGSEAVRFFLHGEWEDEDGVTQVPQFERRYLASRGLSLLSEQESPNRLTRVTTRANINFTLPRNADVAIGVGYTSQDLRLPRSDDSGTQGIAANIYGGPGFKYNTNSAGDTLFGWREFTPRTIYQAVTTQSVERLIGSMNGNWRPHGWLALRGNAGLDFTNRNDTQLCRASECPSNTDRQGFKIDQRTNFFLYTLDGAATATRHFGDRVESQTTVGAQFYRNLFDRAGSIGTLLPPGATTVTAAALKDADAATSESRTLGTYLEQRLSLNERLFVTGGVRSDRNSAFGADLGTVLYPKLAASWVLSEEPFFPTPGFLGQLRLRAAYGASGVQPGTTDAVRYYLGTPVLGESGEAPGVVFSALGNPDLKPERSTELELGIDGRFWNERISTELTYYDKSSKDALIERVLPPSLGTGLTVRFENLGEVRNWGWEALVNARIVQAAAFNWDVTLNGTTNSNELITLGGVPTIVTSSTLRQAEGFPLNGWWSRPLQSYEDKDGDGIIEYSDNATLSEIVVGDTAEFHGYSSPRTELSVTNGFELWNRLRFSALVDYKGGHLVYNNTERIRCASRNNCESLVDRNAPLADQARTVAVRQHPSRTVAGFFEPGDFVRLRELSLNFSAPDRWASRFFHSRDVTATLAMRNVGILWTKYSGVDPEAFGSTADAPSSFQAFAPPTYFTFRLNLGF
- a CDS encoding M3 family metallopeptidase; the protein is MSTTPETNPLLQDEPLPIPFHRIRAEHVGPGIRAALARAEAELAELVAAPGERTYTNTVGRLEEITERLSRAIRPASLLVELMNTPEIREAYDTVLPEFSAFFARIALNGELWRAVKAAAESPEAGSLDRVRRRHLEKTVRAFVRAGADLGPAEKERVEALRVDLSRLQTEFSNHVLDSTNAWEMVLADEAELAGLPESARTQARAAAEARGVEGWRFTLHQPSVQPFLQYAERRDLRQRIHQAYTNRAAEAPHDNRPLVGRILALRRELAQLLGFRDWADYELEEAMARSGERAMAFEEDLTARTRPFWERAIAALEEFARDELGLDPMHPWDIAFATEQMRRARFDLDAEEVRPYFPMDRVQDGLFELARRLFGVTVKERQVEEVWHPEVKYYDAFDESGLRLGGFYTDWHPRESKRGGAWMNGVVLGGPRPGGGWDEHLAMIVGNMSPPEGDRPALLTHREVLTVFHEFGHLLHHLLSRVEVRELGGTRVPTDWVELPSQIMENWTWERPALELFARHWQTGEPIPDDLFAKMKAARTFMAASFQMRQLSFGTLDLDLHVRFDPVHGGDPIARSREVLARFHPRPDFANDHFVTGFTHIFAGGYAAGYYSYLWCEVLDADAFSRFEREGLFSREAGSAFVESVLSRGDDTDPADLFREFMGRDPDPDALLRRNLGAVG